One region of Chryseobacterium sp. SORGH_AS_0447 genomic DNA includes:
- a CDS encoding CinA family protein, with the protein MNLQKDLLESIGNYLQASEETVATAESVTAGFLQFSFSQIKDASKIFKGGITVYTLKEKVKFLDIDEKEAEACDCVSQNISDTMALNVARSFGTDWGMAITGYATPVEESDFKLFAYFSFAYKGEVVLSRKMDLNARKDSISAQLCYSEFMLECLKVEIENQQIRRQEEEEH; encoded by the coding sequence ATGAACCTCCAGAAAGATTTATTAGAAAGTATCGGAAACTATCTGCAGGCATCCGAAGAAACCGTTGCTACCGCAGAGAGTGTTACTGCGGGGTTTTTACAGTTCTCTTTTTCGCAGATCAAAGACGCCTCGAAGATTTTCAAAGGCGGGATTACGGTTTACACCCTGAAAGAAAAAGTGAAATTTTTAGACATTGACGAAAAGGAAGCGGAAGCATGTGACTGTGTTTCGCAGAATATTTCGGATACCATGGCACTGAACGTTGCCAGATCATTCGGTACCGACTGGGGAATGGCCATTACAGGCTATGCTACCCCCGTCGAGGAATCGGATTTTAAATTATTTGCCTATTTCTCCTTTGCTTATAAAGGCGAGGTAGTCCTTTCCCGGAAAATGGACCTCAATGCCCGAAAAGACTCCATCAGCGCACAGCTGTGCTACAGCGAATTTATGCTGGAATGCCTGAAAGTTGAAATCGAAAATCAGCAGATCCGGCGGCAGGAGGAAGAAGAACATTAA
- a CDS encoding SDR family oxidoreductase — protein MENLQLKDKNVFITGAASGIGKATALLFAREGAHISFIHYHDRENAETTENEIKALGRKVLCFDGDINDVEFCENAVEKTVSEFGGIDILINNAGTQFPSESITELEEEEVRKTFNSNIIGMILLTKAVFPYLKQGSSIINTTSAVAYLGHEQLVDYSATKGAIVSFTRSLALQAKSKGIRVNAVAPGPVATPLTEKTFGDEEEDYSKPPLERNASTDEIATCFLFLATDASVQMTGQVLHPNGGSIVNG, from the coding sequence ATGGAAAATTTACAGCTAAAAGACAAAAACGTATTCATTACGGGGGCTGCCAGCGGCATCGGAAAAGCAACGGCTCTGTTGTTTGCCAGAGAAGGTGCCCATATTTCCTTTATTCATTACCACGACAGGGAAAATGCGGAGACTACTGAAAACGAAATAAAAGCTTTGGGAAGGAAAGTCCTGTGCTTCGACGGGGACATCAATGATGTGGAATTTTGTGAAAATGCCGTAGAAAAAACCGTTTCGGAGTTCGGAGGCATCGATATTCTCATCAACAATGCCGGGACGCAGTTTCCGTCGGAAAGCATTACGGAACTGGAAGAAGAAGAGGTTAGAAAAACATTCAATTCCAATATTATCGGAATGATTTTGCTGACGAAAGCGGTATTTCCTTACCTTAAGCAGGGAAGTTCAATCATTAATACGACATCGGCTGTCGCTTATCTCGGTCACGAACAGTTGGTAGATTATTCGGCTACGAAAGGAGCTATTGTTTCCTTTACACGATCCCTGGCTTTGCAGGCCAAATCGAAGGGAATCCGCGTCAATGCCGTAGCACCCGGGCCTGTGGCAACACCGCTTACCGAAAAAACGTTCGGAGACGAGGAAGAAGATTACAGCAAGCCGCCACTGGAGCGTAATGCCTCTACCGATGAAATCGCGACCTGCTTTTTATTTTTGGCTACGGATGCTTCTGTACAAATGACCGGACAGGTGCTGCACCCCAACGGAGGATCGATTGTTAACGGATAA
- a CDS encoding cbb3-type cytochrome c oxidase subunit I — translation MADSPLFNQTGIQLTLALMLIIIVAGLVIVVLKFLSIYSNILKQREWLEAEKKRWNLSPEERAEYEKQLREAEQDQPENQLSGNLPPSDTKGVIRNINSVEEFRIFPTKRRNSSFIKYISPELTRLILWFLGTAIAWLVIGTTFGLYAGIKYVVPDVEHTGWLSFGRLRPAHTNAVFWGWASLAMVGLSYYVVTRVSNVENYNIRQGYISLILINAAVLAGTISLLAGVNNGGGEYREYIWPIMITFGIGIAFSTHNLFRPVVKRIVKEIYISNWYVISGFMFIIIVILVGYIPVWQNGVGETITQGYYMHQAIGMWFMMINLGLMYYFLPQQLNKPIYSYSLGALAFWSHTFFYTLIGTHHFIFSAIPWRLQTTAIIASVGMLIPVAAGTTNFIMTFNGAWYQLKTSYTLPFYFMSIIFYFTGSLQGTVEAFRYTNLLWHFTDFTVSHSHLTMYGIITFMIWAFSYTLIPRLTGKEPPKLLVGIHFWLALIGLLMYVIALMIGGTETGLMWMKKKPFIDGVINMFPFWLWRAIGGTFMWISHLIFAYNFYCMVRKKESVRVPKTPAEVLAAKRQFGNTEFNS, via the coding sequence ATGGCAGACTCGCCATTGTTTAATCAGACCGGAATTCAGCTTACTTTAGCACTGATGCTAATCATCATCGTTGCCGGACTGGTTATCGTGGTCCTGAAATTTTTATCTATTTACTCCAATATTCTGAAGCAGAGGGAGTGGCTTGAAGCCGAAAAAAAACGGTGGAATCTTTCGCCGGAAGAACGCGCTGAGTACGAAAAACAACTAAGGGAAGCTGAGCAGGACCAGCCTGAAAACCAACTATCGGGAAACCTGCCGCCATCAGATACAAAAGGTGTGATCCGCAACATTAATTCCGTTGAGGAGTTCAGGATCTTCCCCACCAAAAGAAGAAATTCTTCATTCATCAAGTACATCTCTCCGGAGCTTACCCGGTTGATCCTGTGGTTTTTGGGGACGGCAATTGCATGGCTGGTGATCGGGACTACCTTCGGGCTATATGCAGGAATAAAATATGTTGTCCCCGACGTAGAGCATACGGGCTGGCTAAGCTTCGGAAGGCTTCGTCCTGCGCATACCAATGCCGTATTTTGGGGTTGGGCATCACTGGCGATGGTTGGCCTGTCATACTACGTCGTAACCCGGGTAAGCAATGTAGAGAACTATAACATCCGGCAGGGGTATATTTCTTTAATTTTAATCAATGCTGCGGTACTTGCCGGAACGATATCGCTGTTGGCAGGCGTGAATAATGGCGGTGGAGAATATCGCGAATACATCTGGCCAATCATGATTACCTTCGGGATCGGGATAGCTTTTTCCACACACAACCTATTCAGGCCGGTGGTGAAACGGATTGTAAAAGAAATTTATATATCGAACTGGTATGTGATTTCAGGATTTATGTTTATCATCATCGTGATTCTGGTCGGTTATATCCCGGTATGGCAAAACGGTGTCGGGGAAACCATTACCCAGGGATATTATATGCACCAGGCGATCGGAATGTGGTTTATGATGATCAATCTTGGGCTTATGTATTATTTTCTTCCCCAGCAGCTGAATAAGCCCATTTACTCTTACAGCCTTGGCGCACTGGCATTCTGGTCGCATACGTTCTTTTATACTTTAATCGGGACCCACCATTTCATATTCAGTGCCATCCCGTGGAGACTTCAGACAACAGCCATTATCGCCAGTGTCGGAATGCTGATTCCCGTTGCGGCAGGAACAACCAATTTTATTATGACCTTCAACGGAGCCTGGTACCAGCTTAAAACAAGCTATACGCTGCCTTTTTATTTTATGTCGATTATCTTTTACTTCACAGGATCATTACAGGGAACTGTGGAAGCATTCAGGTATACCAATCTGCTCTGGCATTTCACGGACTTTACGGTTTCCCATTCGCATTTAACGATGTACGGGATCATCACCTTTATGATCTGGGCATTCTCCTACACCCTGATCCCGAGGCTTACCGGAAAAGAACCTCCTAAATTGCTGGTGGGGATCCATTTCTGGCTGGCGCTGATCGGTCTGCTGATGTACGTGATTGCCTTAATGATCGGCGGTACCGAGACTGGTCTGATGTGGATGAAGAAAAAGCCTTTCATAGACGGAGTGATCAATATGTTCCCGTTTTGGCTCTGGAGGGCTATCGGAGGCACTTTCATGTGGATTTCCCATCTCATTTTTGCTTACAACTTCTACTGCATGGTCCGGAAGAAAGAAAGTGTACGGGTTCCAAAGACTCCCGCCGAAGTATTGGCTGCCAAAAGACAGTTTGGAAATACAGAGTTTAATTCTTAA
- a CDS encoding KGG domain-containing protein — protein MSTKNSGRRNSGNSSSSERSTFEEVYQLGYDHGFNDASQDEDYDDDFSDYEDYFEDEYDDDDYNDEDYDDEDYDDDEDYDDEDYDDEDEDDEDGRGNNGNQQRDGQGRFTSGGNSGRGSRGGSGSGGSGRGRGSNSGSGGNGGRSGSGNGNSRRGFAAMSKEERTRIARMGGEAFHGGGRSSGSGSGGGGSRGGSGSGGSGRGRGSNSGSGGNGGGSGSGNGTSRRGFASMSKEERTRIARMGGQASHGGGRSSGSGSGSGGGGSRGGSGSGGSGRGRGSNSGSGGNGGGSGSGNGTSRRGFASMSKAERTRIARMGGQASHGGGRSSGSGSGRGRNS, from the coding sequence ATGAGCACTAAAAACTCAGGAAGACGAAATTCAGGAAACAGTTCCTCCAGTGAGAGGTCAACCTTTGAAGAAGTTTATCAGTTAGGGTACGACCACGGATTTAATGATGCATCCCAGGACGAGGATTATGATGACGATTTCTCAGATTATGAGGATTATTTTGAAGACGAATACGATGATGATGATTATAACGACGAGGACTACGATGATGAAGATTACGATGATGACGAAGATTATGACGACGAAGACTACGATGATGAAGATGAGGACGACGAAGATGGCAGAGGAAACAACGGCAATCAGCAGAGAGATGGCCAGGGAAGATTTACTTCCGGCGGAAATTCCGGAAGAGGTTCCCGTGGCGGCTCCGGATCGGGAGGATCCGGAAGAGGAAGAGGTTCCAATTCAGGTTCGGGCGGCAATGGCGGCAGATCGGGTTCCGGAAACGGCAATTCAAGAAGAGGATTTGCTGCAATGAGTAAAGAAGAACGTACGAGAATTGCCAGGATGGGCGGCGAGGCTTTCCACGGAGGCGGAAGGTCTTCGGGATCAGGCTCAGGCGGCGGGGGTTCCCGTGGCGGATCAGGCTCAGGCGGCTCCGGAAGAGGAAGAGGCTCTAACTCAGGTTCAGGCGGTAATGGCGGCGGCTCAGGTTCCGGAAACGGTACCTCAAGAAGGGGGTTTGCTTCCATGAGCAAAGAAGAACGTACAAGAATTGCCAGAATGGGAGGCCAGGCATCCCACGGAGGCGGAAGATCTTCAGGATCAGGATCAGGCTCAGGCGGCGGAGGTTCCCGCGGTGGATCAGGATCAGGGGGTTCCGGAAGAGGAAGAGGATCTAATTCAGGTTCAGGCGGTAATGGCGGCGGCTCAGGTTCCGGAAACGGTACCTCAAGAAGAGGATTTGCTTCCATGAGCAAGGCCGAACGTACAAGAATCGCCAGAATGGGCGGTCAGGCATCCCACGGAGGCGGAAGGTCTTCGGGATCAGGCTCAGGACGCGGTCGAAATTCATAG
- a CDS encoding Crp/Fnr family transcriptional regulator — MVINENYLLSAGAEIREYSAGTIIFHEGNSPLYFYQIIEGQIKLNNFTEDGKEFIQSIKSEGQCFGEALLFLEKPYPMSATALTHCTVMRLCKENFFSMLDIYPKLYRNVCLSMSDLLYYQYVMLQKNSSQNPADRLIGVMSYLKYNQKKQEPFSFKVPLTRQQLANLTGICVETAIRAIKLMEKNNIVMIKDRKIFY, encoded by the coding sequence ATGGTTATCAACGAAAATTATTTACTCTCCGCAGGCGCAGAGATTAGAGAGTACAGTGCGGGAACAATTATTTTCCACGAGGGGAACTCGCCTTTATATTTCTATCAGATTATAGAAGGCCAGATCAAACTAAATAATTTTACGGAAGACGGCAAAGAATTTATACAAAGCATCAAGTCCGAAGGGCAGTGTTTTGGCGAAGCCTTGTTATTTCTTGAGAAACCATACCCGATGAGTGCAACGGCTTTAACCCATTGTACCGTGATGCGTTTGTGCAAGGAAAATTTTTTCAGCATGCTGGATATCTATCCGAAACTTTACAGGAATGTATGTCTTTCCATGTCCGATCTTCTGTATTATCAGTATGTCATGCTTCAGAAAAATTCTTCGCAGAATCCTGCAGACCGGCTTATCGGGGTCATGAGCTACCTCAAGTACAATCAGAAGAAGCAGGAACCGTTTTCTTTTAAAGTACCGCTTACGAGGCAGCAGCTGGCCAATCTTACGGGCATCTGTGTGGAAACGGCCATACGGGCTATAAAACTGATGGAGAAAAACAATATTGTAATGATAAAAGACCGTAAAATTTTCTATTGA
- a CDS encoding cytochrome C — MTKDSSKVFLFVDEEPVPIAELDTPIVFDLDTRKLTDGEHLLTIVSHSPTGREGIRKIYFTVANGPAIRIEGLKNKDVVDGTLSLMINAYDKGNQKSFLITGSETPKTIPFWIWIIVILFAGWALYYEITSANVQ; from the coding sequence ATGACTAAAGACAGCAGTAAGGTTTTTCTTTTTGTAGATGAAGAGCCGGTGCCCATTGCAGAGCTGGACACTCCCATTGTTTTTGATCTGGATACCCGGAAACTGACGGACGGGGAACATCTTCTTACCATTGTAAGCCATTCGCCGACGGGAAGGGAAGGCATCCGCAAGATTTATTTTACGGTAGCCAACGGGCCCGCCATCCGGATTGAAGGATTAAAAAACAAAGATGTGGTGGACGGAACTTTATCCTTAATGATCAATGCATACGATAAAGGAAACCAGAAAAGCTTCCTCATTACCGGAAGTGAAACTCCGAAGACGATCCCTTTTTGGATATGGATTATCGTGATTCTTTTTGCAGGCTGGGCCCTGTATTACGAAATCACCAGTGCCAATGTCCAGTAA
- a CDS encoding low affinity iron permease family protein: MKKNFFDRFSNRVSCFAGSAEAFIGAVLIVIIWAAIGPLFGFSQIWQLIINTTTTIVTFLMVFLIQKAQNKDSKAIQIKLNELITTHEKASNRMVDIEDLTEAELDELHKLYEKFGKAREKRKSGNQVKAKL; this comes from the coding sequence ATGAAAAAGAATTTTTTTGACAGGTTTTCAAATCGGGTATCGTGCTTTGCGGGAAGTGCCGAAGCTTTTATCGGCGCAGTTCTCATTGTCATTATCTGGGCTGCCATAGGCCCGCTGTTTGGGTTTTCCCAAATCTGGCAGCTCATCATCAATACAACGACTACCATCGTTACTTTTTTAATGGTTTTTCTTATTCAGAAAGCACAGAATAAAGATTCTAAAGCAATCCAGATTAAGCTGAACGAACTTATCACAACCCATGAAAAAGCCAGCAACCGGATGGTAGATATCGAAGACCTGACAGAAGCGGAACTGGACGAACTTCACAAGCTGTATGAGAAATTCGGAAAGGCCCGCGAAAAAAGAAAATCCGGGAATCAGGTAAAAGCAAAATTATAA
- a CDS encoding cbb3-type cytochrome c oxidase subunit II produces the protein MMRLLNDHRILFGAALGLFLFLTFYIAIIPAMENQAINQPLPRQAKVLTKEERAGKMVYIENGCVACHTQQVRNVEMDNVFGKRPSIPADYAINRRTDFWRNTANLMGTQRAGPDLTSVGERQPSAEWHLIHLFNPRAAIEASIMPSYEFLFIERDYLQPGDVEVKVPERFLKNKRKKIVATPKALQLVAYLKSLKQTDYTDKSIVPEFLYKQPKKEEGGGGSGGGNLPDGGELFTANCASCHQANGEGVPGAFPPLKGSPVVTGGDLELYVTIIMKGYDPRPEFATMPPVGTNANFTPEDVTAVINHERTSWGNNAKKVTLEEVKVIMDKIK, from the coding sequence ATGATGAGGCTATTAAATGATCACAGGATCCTTTTCGGGGCGGCACTTGGCCTTTTTCTTTTCCTTACGTTTTACATTGCCATTATTCCAGCCATGGAAAACCAGGCGATCAACCAGCCGTTGCCCAGGCAGGCCAAAGTCCTGACAAAAGAGGAGAGGGCCGGAAAAATGGTGTACATCGAAAACGGATGTGTAGCCTGCCATACCCAGCAGGTAAGAAATGTGGAAATGGATAATGTATTCGGGAAAAGACCGAGCATCCCGGCAGATTATGCGATAAACAGAAGAACGGACTTCTGGAGAAATACCGCCAATCTCATGGGTACGCAAAGGGCAGGGCCGGACCTGACGAGTGTAGGGGAACGGCAGCCGAGCGCAGAGTGGCACCTGATCCACCTCTTCAACCCGAGAGCAGCCATTGAAGCATCAATTATGCCTTCCTATGAATTTCTTTTTATCGAAAGGGATTATCTGCAGCCGGGAGATGTAGAAGTAAAGGTGCCTGAACGGTTTTTAAAGAACAAAAGAAAAAAAATAGTGGCTACTCCGAAGGCTTTGCAGCTGGTTGCGTACCTCAAATCTCTGAAGCAGACCGATTATACCGATAAATCGATTGTTCCGGAATTTCTGTACAAGCAGCCTAAAAAAGAAGAGGGCGGCGGAGGTTCCGGTGGCGGAAACCTGCCGGATGGCGGGGAATTGTTTACGGCCAACTGTGCATCGTGCCATCAGGCCAACGGGGAAGGGGTTCCCGGTGCATTCCCGCCGTTGAAAGGAAGCCCTGTCGTTACCGGCGGCGATCTTGAACTTTACGTAACGATCATTATGAAAGGGTACGACCCCCGTCCGGAATTTGCCACCATGCCTCCGGTAGGAACCAATGCGAACTTTACACCGGAAGACGTTACCGCAGTGATCAATCATGAAAGGACGAGCTGGGGCAATAACGCCAAAAAAGTGACACTGGAAGAAGTAAAAGTAATTATGGATAAAATAAAATAG